A genomic region of Gemmata massiliana contains the following coding sequences:
- a CDS encoding DNA primase family protein, translating to MNGATPKANTRAAWNERASELADWATARFFVRTDRYGGYFIDRETGETRKSARPNAGCETPFSRDIVLRHFRASKTDDVIGHYFLTPGQSSGRVTSADIDAHDANDDPDRNRHYGEHLYFNLAALGFRPLLATWGGGSFHLHVLFNRDLPGADLRAFGQWVVSDAGAFGFSDPVESFPKQALVPEGKFGNWLRLIGRHHTRDTWASVFDGTNWLDGPAAVGHVLSLSGDPSDLIPLAARPTVEDAPAAEPPASKKGRAPRAGSSHGRADVFAAYNRTIALDTVVGWHERQGHKVARRGGERVEFVRDGKSAGESFNVALVGGVPITFNFSTRAGLPARQGLSPSQVRCLYETGACDEAALNRFAAVLRAEMGWTAPSSTWTRASTQSAANPSANSAPIFDDTDVANGRRFASDHGGKVHFVADWEQWVVYDGRRWEVDRSETRVEQLAKATVDRMAVEAAERVGAIARAIAQASGDELDRLKEEDKKARAALSHAKKSADMRAIGRMLHAARSESGICVAKGGKVFDTRRDLLNCPNGTVELRTGTLREHRREDHITRLCPIRFDSSARRDRYLAFLDVVFDGHPKVAKYVREFSGCAVTGEVSDQTLHIFNGGGSNGKGVLIETWTAVLGEGEYVHTAAPELLLSDGRGDRHPTEKTGLRGVHLVVCSETDEDRHLDEAKMKVLTGGDTVTARYMRGDFFQFEPTHKLVLLTNNRPCVKGTDHGVWRRLRLVPFLVKFWKDADREIEPNAKYADRFKADTLLGKFLRATEAEGVLADMVEQAVAFYRGKGTLNPPAEVVKATAEYRDSEDTIGQFFAAKVRADDDGRVKGADFYKAFVAWWETEGNDPKRAPSATKFGREAKRKFNHSRPSGFIYHVHISPSWASPPPEGSEGWRQNAHKRSPAGAGSESEPENASNPPNPPEADPDWSQEEMSFGEPY from the coding sequence ATGAACGGGGCTACTCCCAAGGCGAATACGCGCGCCGCGTGGAACGAGCGGGCATCCGAACTCGCCGATTGGGCGACGGCTCGGTTCTTCGTTCGCACGGACCGGTACGGCGGGTACTTCATCGATCGCGAGACCGGAGAAACTCGGAAATCGGCGCGACCGAACGCGGGTTGCGAGACGCCGTTCTCACGGGATATAGTGCTCCGTCACTTCAGGGCGTCCAAAACCGACGACGTGATCGGTCACTATTTCTTAACCCCGGGCCAGAGCTCCGGGCGAGTGACGTCGGCAGACATCGATGCCCACGACGCTAACGACGACCCGGACCGCAACCGTCACTACGGTGAGCACCTTTACTTCAACCTGGCCGCGCTCGGGTTCCGGCCACTGTTGGCCACGTGGGGAGGTGGTTCGTTCCACCTCCATGTGCTCTTCAATCGCGACCTGCCCGGGGCGGATCTTCGTGCCTTCGGCCAATGGGTCGTATCCGATGCGGGGGCGTTCGGCTTCTCCGATCCGGTGGAGAGTTTCCCAAAACAGGCTTTGGTCCCCGAAGGCAAGTTCGGGAACTGGCTTCGTTTGATCGGCCGCCACCACACCCGCGATACGTGGGCGTCTGTGTTCGATGGTACGAATTGGCTCGACGGTCCGGCCGCGGTGGGGCACGTCCTGTCCCTGTCTGGCGACCCCTCGGATCTCATCCCCCTTGCGGCGCGCCCCACCGTCGAGGACGCGCCAGCGGCCGAGCCTCCCGCCAGCAAGAAAGGGAGGGCACCCCGCGCGGGTTCTTCACACGGGCGCGCCGATGTGTTCGCCGCGTACAACCGCACGATCGCGCTCGATACGGTAGTTGGTTGGCACGAGCGCCAGGGGCACAAGGTCGCCCGGCGCGGTGGTGAGCGGGTAGAGTTCGTGAGGGATGGGAAGTCCGCTGGCGAGAGCTTCAACGTCGCGCTCGTCGGCGGGGTGCCGATTACGTTCAACTTCTCGACCCGTGCAGGGCTACCAGCGCGCCAGGGGCTCAGTCCGTCGCAGGTCCGGTGCCTGTACGAAACGGGCGCATGTGACGAGGCCGCACTCAATCGATTTGCCGCCGTGCTCCGTGCCGAGATGGGTTGGACGGCCCCCAGTTCCACTTGGACCAGAGCATCTACCCAGAGCGCAGCCAACCCGTCTGCAAATTCGGCTCCGATCTTCGATGACACCGATGTTGCTAACGGCCGCCGGTTCGCGAGCGACCACGGCGGCAAGGTACATTTCGTCGCTGACTGGGAGCAGTGGGTTGTTTATGACGGGCGGCGCTGGGAAGTTGATCGGAGCGAGACGCGCGTTGAGCAACTCGCCAAGGCCACGGTTGACCGCATGGCCGTCGAAGCGGCGGAGCGGGTCGGGGCAATCGCGCGCGCGATCGCACAGGCCAGTGGCGATGAACTGGACCGGTTGAAGGAGGAGGACAAAAAGGCGCGGGCCGCGCTCTCGCACGCGAAGAAGTCGGCAGACATGCGGGCCATCGGGCGGATGCTCCACGCGGCCCGGAGTGAGTCCGGGATCTGCGTCGCAAAAGGGGGTAAGGTGTTCGACACGCGCCGCGACCTACTCAACTGCCCGAACGGGACCGTCGAGCTCCGTACCGGAACGCTCCGCGAGCACCGGCGCGAGGATCACATCACTCGCCTTTGTCCGATTCGGTTCGACTCGTCGGCCCGGCGCGACCGGTACCTCGCGTTCCTCGATGTGGTTTTCGATGGGCACCCCAAGGTGGCAAAATACGTCCGCGAGTTTTCCGGTTGTGCCGTGACCGGCGAAGTGAGTGACCAGACGCTTCACATCTTTAACGGCGGAGGGTCAAACGGTAAGGGCGTGCTGATCGAAACGTGGACCGCGGTACTCGGCGAGGGCGAGTACGTTCACACCGCGGCACCAGAGCTCCTCCTGAGCGACGGCCGCGGTGATCGTCACCCAACGGAGAAAACCGGACTGCGTGGGGTTCACCTCGTGGTGTGTTCCGAAACTGATGAGGACCGGCACCTCGACGAAGCGAAGATGAAGGTTCTTACCGGCGGTGACACGGTGACTGCTCGGTACATGCGCGGCGACTTCTTCCAGTTCGAGCCGACGCACAAGCTTGTCCTTCTCACGAATAATCGACCCTGCGTCAAGGGCACCGATCACGGTGTTTGGCGCCGCCTCCGGCTCGTTCCCTTTTTGGTGAAGTTCTGGAAAGACGCCGACCGGGAGATCGAGCCGAATGCGAAGTACGCGGACCGGTTTAAGGCTGATACCCTGCTTGGCAAGTTCCTTCGAGCAACCGAGGCCGAAGGCGTTTTAGCCGACATGGTGGAACAGGCGGTCGCGTTCTACCGGGGCAAGGGTACGCTGAATCCGCCGGCCGAAGTGGTCAAAGCAACGGCCGAGTACCGTGATTCTGAGGACACGATCGGTCAGTTCTTCGCTGCGAAGGTCCGTGCCGATGATGACGGTCGTGTAAAAGGCGCCGACTTTTACAAAGCGTTTGTGGCGTGGTGGGAAACGGAAGGCAACGACCCCAAGCGGGCACCGAGTGCGACCAAATTCGGAAGGGAAGCGAAACGTAAGTTCAATCACAGCCGACCCTCTGGTTTCATTTACCACGTCCACATCAGTCCCAGCTGGGCGTCGCCCCCTCCGGAGGGTTCGGAGGGTTGGAGGCAAAATGCGCATAAGCGCTCGCCTGCGGGCGCGGGTTCGGAATCTGAACCGGAAAATGCCTCCAACCCTCCGAACCCTCCGGAAGCGGACCCCGATTGGAGCCAGGAAGAGATGAGCTTCGGCGAGCCTTATTAG
- a CDS encoding helix-turn-helix domain-containing protein, protein MSAQHDAVEDKVAELVADGALTIAEASKFCGLTRTELYRRMGNGELPYVKLGKRRLIGRNALRSLLATGTVLNRG, encoded by the coding sequence ATGAGCGCTCAGCATGATGCCGTGGAAGACAAGGTGGCGGAACTGGTAGCCGACGGCGCGTTGACCATCGCCGAGGCGTCCAAGTTCTGCGGCCTCACTCGCACCGAGCTCTACCGTCGCATGGGTAACGGGGAATTGCCCTACGTCAAACTCGGCAAGCGCCGGCTGATCGGGCGGAACGCCCTCCGGTCTTTACTCGCAACCGGCACGGTACTCAATCGGGGGTGA